Genomic DNA from Parambassis ranga chromosome 10, fParRan2.1, whole genome shotgun sequence:
GGACTTAAAATCGAGTTTTTCATAGTGTGGCactgggtttgttttttttaagtaaagaGATCACAATGCTTCTCTCACTGCTGCGAGCTGAGGCTGAGGGAAGGCACTGAGGTGGCACTGAGGGTATTTATGCTCCGTGAATTTGTACCATTGTCATGTTAATGCAGTCGGATGCCTCTGGTGATCCTCAGAGCGGGATTATATTGTACTACCACTCCGCTGAATTCACTCTTCTCCAGGAGAGATGAGGGCAGAATCTGAGGATTACTAAACTGCATCTAAAAATCAATGTGGTGGGAAACTCTTGGCTTCATCAGCACTTAAGACTTTGCGTGCTGAAATAGCAAAGAGAAGACATTCTTCACAAAGAAAGGATGCATTTAAGAAGTGAGGTTGACCTTCTGCTCACAGCCCACATACAGCAGAACCCTGTGTTAATGCGCACGATGGCCTTCACTTGAAAAACCTACACTGCGGAAATTTTcgcaaacatcagtaaaaatcAGATATTCAGCCGAACAGGCCTTAAGCTGCTCATGCTTCAGGCGTAATATCAGCATGTTAATCAGGCTGTATGTAACCATCCAATTAAAAATGAGGACAACAGTTCCATCAGACACTTTACATCTCACACCTCTTTCTCATCTGTGAAGGACAAAAGTGACACAAAGGTATTTGACATTAGTGATGTGCCACTTACTCATCAGCACTGTGAAGTCACTAACTCTCACTCAGTGTACAATCAGAGGTGACTCAGAGGAAATTGTGAAATATTACACCGGTTTCCTTTCCTCATCAGTGAATCTGTAGCTTGGATTGGAGCAATATTTTGGACTTGATGTTGCTGAAGGATTTTAAAGAGAGCTCAACAGGTGGTAGGACTGTGCAGCTTGGATTTGGTGACTACCCACACATGCACTTGCACCATGgacaaaagaggagaagaatGCCAGGGATGAATAACTGGTCTGTCTCTTTCATCGATCTCCCCTGAATGTGAACAGTGAGAGGAGAACTCCTGGAGGTTCGGCTGAATAGCCTTTTTCAATGTGAATCCTGAGACAGCGCAGGCTTCTCTGTGTGCAACAAATTTACTGCTCAGGCTGCTTATATTGAGCTTTTTggtaaacacttttttttcttactttcaacacacacacacacacacacacacacacacacacacacgacaagATTGAAGCAATTCTCTGTGTTATGAATCATTAGCTGCTTTTTATCCccctaaaatgtgtgtgtgtgtgtatgtgtgtgtgtgtgtgtggtccacgCCTCGGTCACCTGCTTCAGTCTCTTATCGCACTTTCTGTCAAATACCTTCACATTTCAGCTACGTGAGTCAGACCGGGGGAGTGGTCCGGCGGGCGTAATGTAGGCGTGGGCTTCCACACAACAGCTGACACTCAAAACCGAGAGGACGGTCCGAGGCTGAGCACACAGCGCAGAGGAGGCTCCGGTGAACTTCCCCGTTTGTGTGGAAGCAAGTTGTTTCCCTTTATTCGTGCGCGCTCGCAGAACACACTCAGACGCAGACAGGGTGGATCGGTACAGCGGCCGCTTCCGTGGACGCGTCggtgcagagaggacagagaggacagaggcacAACCTGCACGAAATGAAACCTTTGTCGAGTGGACGGGTACAGTTATAAAGGTAAGAGAAGCAAGATGCCTCCACACAAGAGGACAACGTGTGACAGCGCGCACAAAAACGCGCAGCTTTTATGTGCGTGCTTCTTCTAATTAATTTGCCTGCTTTGTATTTGTACTTACTGTAGACAAGACACATTTATTAATAAGGCGAATGCATGctttttattgtttatgttatgtttataGATTGTAAACAAGTACATTTGGCTTATCTACAATTTATCCTACATACATGTATTAAAGAAGGATATTTTATCTACTGGTAATTTATGCCACATTTCCTATTCCCTGCTTATTTGTGGCTATAGGAGATTTTGCAGGATGGAGTTTATTCACAACAACAGCCATAAATGATCCAAATGTTTCTTTCTTGAACTTGTTCACAGCAGTCTGGTTCTGTGGTACTGCCAGATTTTCAGCAGAAATCCTCTAATCACAGCCGTTTCTTCCCTTGCAGTCACAGCTGCTGGCAGAGAAGAGGCAGTTTTTCCTTTTATTCTGTCAGACCGTTGTCCTCCGGCAGCTGCTCTTTCAATGTGGGATACAGTTTTAGTGCTTTCGCCAGGCTGAAATCCTCCAGGGTCAGGACCTCCCTCATGGCAGCCTTGCTCCTTGGGCTGCTGCTTTTTGCAATGCAGTCTCCCCCAATCCCCTCCAGGCCAGTAGTTGATGGGGGGCCACCTTTTCCTCCCACCTTGTCACCCACAGACAACGGGACCACTAGCCACCCTAATGGGACCTTCCAGCAGCTTCCTCAGATAATAATTATTGGTGTGAGGAAGGGGGGGACGCGGGCGCTGATCGAGATGCTCAGCCTGCACAGCGCGGTGGCAGCGGCTCAGAACGAGGTGCACTTCTTTGACTGGGAGAGTCACTTTCAGAAGGGCCTGCCTTGGTATCTCAGCCAGATGCCCTACGCTTTCCCCAACCAGCTGACGGTAGAGAAGACGCCGGCCTACTTCACCTCCAGCAAGGTGCCCAGACGCATCCACCAGATGAACCCTGACATCaagctgctgctcatccttaGAGACCCCACGGAGCGGGTGCTTTCGGACTATACCCAGGTCTTTTATAACCGTCTTCAGAAGCACAAGCGCTACCAGCCCATCGAATCAGTGCTGGTGAAGGATGGCGAGATCAACCTGGGATACAAGGCTCTCAATCGCAGCCTGTACTATATTCACATGCAGAACTGGCTGCAGTACTTACCGATGGAGAGCATTCACATTGTGGACGGGGACGAGTTGATCAGGGACCCCTTCCCCGAGATGATAAAAGTGGAACGCTTCTTGAAGCTGGAACCCCAGATAAATGCTTCAAATTTTTATTTCAACAAAACTAAAGGATTCTACTGTTTGAGAGACCACGGACGAGAGAGGTGTTTACACGATTCAAAAGGCAGGGCCCACCCTCACGTGGCTCCGGCCATTCTGCAGAAACTCTACCAGTTCTTTCATGAACCCAACAAGAAGTTCTTTGAGCTGGTCGGTCGAACATTCAACTGGAAGTAAAACCCTGTGAGAGACCCACAGGGGTGAACTCTCATTTTCCTCAGTAACAGCGTAGATGAAGATGAGACAAGGCTAATGTAAATTTAATCTATTTTTGTACTAGTATGTTTGTTACAGGAGAGTGATGGAGCCGAACTATCAGGGCAGACGGCAGTTGATGACTGTTCATtttcctgacattttttttttgtactgtagTTTGTCTGATGAAGGCAGACAGTTGTTATTGCATTCATTAAGACATTCAGACTTTAGACTGTGTCAGTTAATATGTTACATACAGATAAGCACTGAGCAGTTTTATATTGTCATACCCTCTTGTTTCACTTCCTATAATATATAACATCTAACTTTTTAGAGTTCTGAAGGACCTTTACCTGCTGCTATGATTTTCTCAGTCACTTTAAACACCATACTGAATATAATTATTTCTTTATGTATGAGTCAAGTTATTCAAACGCTGTGTGCACACCATTTGTTGCTGATCATCactgtaaatatattttttaaagaagtgaagAATTAATACCATAATAAagatgaattttatttttagcaTGTCCTGTGATGCTTTTCTTGGGTTTATCTATTTTTACTCATCTAATAAGTATCAGTCTGTTGATCTATGAGCAAAAAGGACGGCTCAAGGTGTGTCTGTGGACGGACTGtaccctgtctgtgtgtgtgtgccacattaTAGAGGTGAAACAATGGTGCTATCTAATCATAACAATCATTACTGTTGGCTGCCTTTTGCCAAAAAGATGTGGGCCGCAGTTTCTACAggtatatatttaaaaaattaggATTAGTGTAAGAGAATTCAGAGTGGGCAGGTAGGTAAAGTTAGAATTTAAACACAATCCAAACCATGAGAAATCAAAAGAGAAGTTGTTTATGCCCAAGGGTGCGATctcctttcagttttttttaagagaGAGGCAAGGTGTTATTTATTCAAATCGTAGTGCTACTTTGAAAACATCAGCAGCACAGTCTCGACGACATAAAGCTCCAGGAAACCCACAGTAGCTGTTTCATATTTGAATGTGGCCTAGTTTTTACTCGGGGGGCTTAGTGGGACAGGATGTTAACCTCGCTGCCCTTTAAACGTACACCACAGCAATATATTTACACCTTTTATTCTTCTGTGTCCTGTGTGAGAGGAGTAATCCCCTGATCTGCATGCAGTGTACATGTGTTCTTACATTGTTGAGCAAGACTATCAATGCTTTCGGGCAAAACAGGTTTTGGCTGCAGACGAGGTGCAGACAGAGTAAACAGTATGTGGAGGTTCAACGTGGAGGCTGATGAACGCTGTAAGATTACCAGCTCTTGGAATGTGCAGCGAGAACAAGCATGTTCTGCTTTCtagtgttgtttctgaatatcTCCAGATGTTCTTTTTGGAGTCGCCACATCTGGAGGAATTTGTAGGACCGCATGAGCATTACTAGAAATCCAAAACAGAGCAG
This window encodes:
- the hs3st1 gene encoding heparan sulfate glucosamine 3-O-sulfotransferase 1, with amino-acid sequence MAALLLGLLLFAMQSPPIPSRPVVDGGPPFPPTLSPTDNGTTSHPNGTFQQLPQIIIIGVRKGGTRALIEMLSLHSAVAAAQNEVHFFDWESHFQKGLPWYLSQMPYAFPNQLTVEKTPAYFTSSKVPRRIHQMNPDIKLLLILRDPTERVLSDYTQVFYNRLQKHKRYQPIESVLVKDGEINLGYKALNRSLYYIHMQNWLQYLPMESIHIVDGDELIRDPFPEMIKVERFLKLEPQINASNFYFNKTKGFYCLRDHGRERCLHDSKGRAHPHVAPAILQKLYQFFHEPNKKFFELVGRTFNWK